In Arthrobacter citreus, a genomic segment contains:
- a CDS encoding Nramp family divalent metal transporter, giving the protein MATQSTASKARTDDVADPYELRPEDAVAPPTTFRGRFRYLGPGLILSAAVVGSGELITTTALGAQAGFILLWLVIISTAVKVWVQMELAQWSILTGKTALEGYSQVGPKTRRGSWINFLWVLMDFAKILQRGGIIGGAVAAISIMFPVMSGPLETPSLTFWTVIVMASVIAMMVSGKYSVVERAAFVSVVIFTLVTAGLAFGLPLTDFGYTGSDLATGLSFALPAGAIGFAIAMFGLTGVGSDEMTTYTYWCLEKGYARWTGPDDGTVERAERAQGWIKVMRLDALVSWVICTLCTLSFYIIGAAVLHPQNLVPEGNDMILTLSRMYTDTMGGWAQWVFLIGAFAVLFSTLVASTASVPRLWANTLGILGIFDWKDVIKRKRIISVLTVVMPLIWAASFLVVQSPVIMVQIGGVASGIFLVAVVIAVWHLRRQVDRRFRSNNFWTIALVFSSLSVLFIGVYSVLKVFGVGIG; this is encoded by the coding sequence GTGGCCACCCAATCGACAGCTTCGAAGGCCCGCACTGATGATGTCGCGGATCCATACGAACTACGTCCCGAGGACGCCGTCGCACCACCAACAACCTTCCGCGGCAGGTTCCGCTACCTCGGTCCAGGGCTGATCCTGTCCGCGGCTGTCGTCGGATCCGGCGAACTCATTACCACCACTGCCCTTGGCGCGCAGGCGGGCTTTATTCTTTTATGGCTTGTCATCATCTCGACTGCAGTCAAAGTGTGGGTTCAGATGGAACTTGCACAATGGTCAATCCTTACCGGCAAGACCGCTCTCGAGGGCTACAGCCAGGTGGGTCCGAAAACCCGCAGGGGAAGTTGGATCAATTTCCTGTGGGTCCTGATGGACTTCGCCAAGATCCTTCAGCGCGGAGGGATCATCGGCGGTGCGGTAGCCGCAATCTCCATCATGTTCCCGGTCATGAGCGGTCCCCTCGAGACTCCGTCCCTGACCTTCTGGACCGTGATCGTCATGGCGTCTGTCATTGCCATGATGGTTAGCGGGAAATATTCGGTGGTAGAGCGTGCAGCCTTCGTGTCCGTGGTCATATTCACCCTGGTCACAGCCGGACTCGCCTTCGGTCTGCCGCTCACTGACTTTGGCTACACCGGAAGCGACTTGGCGACCGGACTCAGCTTCGCGCTACCTGCGGGAGCCATCGGTTTCGCGATCGCAATGTTCGGACTTACGGGCGTTGGCTCGGATGAGATGACCACCTACACCTATTGGTGCCTTGAGAAGGGCTACGCGCGGTGGACCGGGCCCGATGACGGGACTGTCGAACGGGCCGAGCGGGCCCAGGGCTGGATTAAAGTCATGCGCCTGGACGCATTGGTTTCCTGGGTCATCTGCACCCTTTGCACGCTGTCCTTCTACATCATCGGCGCGGCCGTCCTGCACCCGCAAAACCTCGTTCCGGAGGGCAACGACATGATTCTCACGCTCTCCCGGATGTATACAGACACCATGGGCGGCTGGGCACAGTGGGTGTTCCTGATCGGTGCTTTCGCCGTCCTGTTTTCCACCCTCGTTGCCTCTACCGCTTCCGTTCCTCGTCTTTGGGCCAACACGCTCGGGATCCTGGGGATCTTCGACTGGAAGGACGTTATTAAGCGCAAGCGCATCATTTCCGTCCTGACGGTTGTTATGCCCCTGATCTGGGCTGCTAGCTTCCTGGTCGTACAGTCCCCAGTCATCATGGTGCAAATCGGCGGAGTCGCGTCAGGAATTTTCTTGGTAGCGGTCGTTATCGCGGTGTGGCACCTCCGCCGGCAGGTCGACCGGCGCTTCCGCTCGAACAACTTCTGGACGATAGCGTTGGTCTTCAGCAGCCTGTCAGTCCTTTTCATCGGCGTGTACTCCGTGCTGAAGGTATTCGGCGTCGGAATTGGCTGA
- a CDS encoding four-carbon acid sugar kinase family protein, which translates to MSVFAIADDLSGAAETAAALLRLGSLPAQNAHFSGSSGGVLDLYDDELMFNSTCHDIKVIDSNSRHVPSSTAAARMRSLLGSEMAQRANVYLKFDSLLRGNISSALAAAMDTHPVVFCPALPVLGRTVRNGTLQVEGVPLHKTNLWQAEPGAPQQSIPEQLALQSTVVPLEVVRSSRLPRVLRSIADSNRLSVCDAESPADLDLIASSAVSEGISLAGAAGLAQALARHLQPARSLEDQGNAGVRTANVLFILGTASPTAANQLAELHSTGVPIHHVQPADLTEFNLPDSGTAAIAVDGALDPTLSGWIVKALANLALRLHANRHLVLSGGETARAVLDALQISRLYPLAEAHPGAVVSATCEGRLIATRPGSHGDVRSLTQILMTMNALQINNPRKALL; encoded by the coding sequence ATGTCGGTGTTTGCTATCGCTGATGACCTTTCTGGTGCAGCGGAGACAGCCGCGGCCCTTCTGCGCCTTGGTTCATTGCCTGCGCAGAATGCGCATTTTTCTGGATCCAGTGGTGGCGTGCTCGATCTATATGACGATGAGCTGATGTTCAACTCGACCTGCCACGATATAAAGGTCATCGACTCAAACAGCCGCCATGTCCCTTCAAGCACGGCAGCGGCAAGAATGCGGAGCCTGCTGGGCAGCGAAATGGCACAGCGAGCGAACGTATACCTAAAGTTCGACTCCCTGTTGCGCGGAAATATCAGCTCGGCACTCGCTGCGGCGATGGACACACATCCCGTTGTGTTTTGTCCCGCCCTGCCCGTACTCGGACGAACGGTGAGGAACGGCACTCTTCAGGTCGAAGGTGTGCCTCTGCATAAGACCAATCTATGGCAGGCCGAGCCGGGAGCACCGCAACAGTCGATCCCGGAGCAACTCGCCTTGCAATCCACAGTGGTGCCTCTTGAGGTGGTGCGAAGCTCCCGATTGCCCCGGGTCCTGAGAAGCATCGCGGACTCCAACAGACTGTCGGTTTGTGACGCGGAGAGCCCGGCCGATCTGGACCTCATCGCATCGAGTGCGGTCTCAGAGGGCATCTCCCTTGCCGGAGCAGCAGGACTGGCCCAGGCCTTAGCACGGCACCTCCAGCCGGCCCGCTCTCTTGAGGATCAAGGGAATGCAGGGGTGAGAACAGCCAATGTCCTTTTCATCCTCGGTACAGCGAGTCCGACGGCCGCCAACCAGCTAGCCGAACTGCACTCAACGGGCGTACCCATCCACCATGTTCAGCCTGCCGACCTCACCGAGTTCAACCTGCCGGACAGCGGAACAGCTGCTATCGCTGTCGACGGAGCTCTTGATCCGACGCTGTCGGGCTGGATCGTAAAGGCACTGGCCAATCTGGCGTTGCGTCTGCATGCGAACCGGCATTTGGTTCTCAGCGGTGGCGAAACGGCTCGCGCAGTGCTCGATGCGCTGCAAATTAGTCGTCTGTACCCGCTTGCTGAGGCTCATCCGGGTGCGGTCGTAAGTGCCACCTGTGAGGGGCGGCTAATTGCCACGCGCCCGGGCAGCCACGGCGATGTCCGCTCGCTTACCCAGATCCTTATGACTATGAATGCACTTCAGATCAACAACCCTAGGAAGGCCCTGCTATGA
- the pdxA gene encoding 4-hydroxythreonine-4-phosphate dehydrogenase PdxA: MSTPFIAVTMGDGAGIGPEVIIPAVLNEGIRAECRPVVIGDAHRLRQARDIVGIDAVIRSIDSVDEAVFDEQTVNVIDLALLPEDLAWGELSPIAGDAAFQYIKVASKLAMQGKVQAICTAPLNKEALHAGGHIYPGHTELLAALTNTPEVSMMLSTPKIKVIHVTTHIGLVDAVSMIEPGLVHRTIQRGHEALVRAGVPNPKIGVCAINPHAGENGLFGYGEEATKIAPGIEKAISDGINAVGPLPADTLFFLAGRGDYDLVVAMYHDQGHGPVKVLGIEAGVNITVGLPVIRTSVDHGTAFDIAGKHIADPRSMVEALHQAAEMATR, translated from the coding sequence ATGAGCACCCCTTTTATCGCTGTCACCATGGGCGACGGCGCGGGCATCGGTCCCGAAGTCATTATTCCAGCAGTTCTGAATGAAGGAATTCGGGCGGAATGCCGGCCGGTGGTCATCGGAGATGCACACCGCCTGCGTCAGGCCAGAGACATCGTCGGGATCGACGCCGTCATCAGAAGCATCGATTCTGTTGACGAGGCCGTGTTCGATGAGCAAACAGTCAATGTAATCGACCTAGCTCTTTTGCCGGAGGACCTCGCCTGGGGGGAACTTTCCCCCATAGCCGGCGACGCGGCGTTCCAGTACATCAAGGTTGCCTCCAAACTGGCAATGCAGGGGAAAGTCCAGGCCATCTGCACGGCGCCTCTGAACAAGGAAGCACTCCATGCAGGAGGGCACATCTACCCCGGCCACACCGAGCTCCTTGCTGCCCTGACGAACACGCCCGAAGTGTCCATGATGCTCTCGACGCCAAAGATCAAGGTCATTCACGTCACTACCCACATTGGGCTTGTTGACGCTGTCTCGATGATCGAGCCAGGGCTCGTGCACCGCACCATCCAGCGCGGCCATGAAGCCCTCGTCCGAGCCGGTGTGCCAAACCCCAAGATTGGGGTCTGCGCGATTAACCCGCATGCCGGGGAAAACGGCTTGTTCGGGTATGGAGAAGAAGCTACCAAGATCGCCCCAGGTATCGAAAAAGCAATTTCCGACGGCATCAATGCTGTGGGGCCATTACCGGCCGACACCCTCTTCTTCCTCGCTGGCCGCGGTGACTATGACCTAGTGGTGGCTATGTATCACGACCAAGGACATGGACCCGTAAAAGTGCTCGGGATTGAAGCCGGCGTGAATATTACCGTCGGGTTGCCAGTTATACGTACGTCCGTGGATCATGGCACCGCGTTCGATATCGCGGGCAAACATATTGCAGATCCCCGTAGCATGGTGGAAGCACTGCATCAGGCAGCGGAAATGGCTACTCGGTGA
- a CDS encoding DeoR/GlpR family DNA-binding transcription regulator yields the protein MAISANPEASLRQRVGVNFEQKTAIARHAASLVCPGETILLDGGSTVGALAHLLHELSPLHIVTPAINILLEFTEGTKVEIDCLGGRLRPLSNSFVGPIAEAALERMTFDRAFLGADAVTAKLGICEADHDQIRLKELISRRAKEVYVLADATKLGQMPFHSWGRLPLPWTLITDNGVSEKTREEFENEGIAVHVVDGSCLPNGAIGAAGHSERLE from the coding sequence GTGGCCATCAGCGCCAACCCGGAAGCATCGCTGCGCCAGAGAGTCGGCGTTAACTTCGAACAAAAGACTGCCATAGCCCGGCATGCCGCCTCGCTTGTGTGCCCGGGAGAGACGATCCTACTCGACGGCGGTTCTACCGTCGGAGCATTAGCTCATTTGCTGCACGAGCTCTCCCCTCTACACATAGTGACCCCGGCGATCAACATCCTCCTCGAATTCACCGAGGGCACCAAAGTGGAGATCGACTGCCTTGGAGGTCGTCTTCGTCCCCTTAGTAACAGCTTTGTCGGTCCTATCGCCGAAGCAGCCCTTGAACGCATGACCTTCGACAGAGCTTTCCTCGGCGCCGATGCAGTGACCGCCAAACTGGGGATCTGCGAGGCGGACCACGATCAGATCCGGCTGAAGGAGCTGATTAGCCGCCGTGCAAAAGAAGTCTATGTTCTTGCCGATGCGACCAAACTCGGACAAATGCCCTTTCACTCCTGGGGCAGGCTACCCCTGCCATGGACCCTCATCACTGATAACGGCGTGTCGGAGAAGACCCGTGAGGAATTCGAGAATGAAGGCATAGCCGTCCACGTCGTCGACGGCAGTTGCCTCCCCAACGGTGCCATCGGTGCTGCTGGCCATTCAGAAAGACTTGAATAA
- a CDS encoding dihydrodipicolinate synthase family protein — protein MFTGLSAFPLTPLANDAVDEPSFIRIMERLAASGTDSITALGSTGSYTYLTGAERAKVAHLAVEHAGGTPVFIGVGALRTSHVLANVREAERAGASAVLLAPVTYQALTADDVFELYRAVSENTDLPVIVYDNPGTTHFTFTHELYGRIAGLPGIASIKIPGVPTDPVKAEEHIQAIRAVVPGHVTIGVSGDAFAATGLNAGCDAWYSVIGGTLPRLALGISHLAQGGRTDEATAESERIAPLWNLFNEFGGSLRVIAAIAEHLGLAQHRSLPLPIQGLNKNQRARVAEVVNELGLGD, from the coding sequence ATGTTCACAGGGCTCAGCGCCTTTCCCCTGACCCCTTTGGCGAACGATGCCGTGGACGAACCATCGTTCATCCGGATTATGGAACGGCTTGCCGCATCGGGCACCGACTCGATCACGGCACTTGGATCCACGGGTTCTTACACGTACCTCACAGGTGCGGAGCGGGCAAAGGTAGCGCATTTGGCCGTTGAGCATGCCGGCGGCACACCGGTGTTCATCGGCGTCGGTGCGCTGCGCACTTCCCACGTGTTGGCAAACGTGAGAGAGGCCGAGCGGGCCGGTGCTTCCGCCGTGTTGCTAGCCCCCGTGACCTACCAGGCCCTCACCGCAGATGACGTGTTTGAGCTGTATCGGGCGGTCTCAGAAAACACGGATCTTCCGGTCATCGTCTACGACAATCCCGGTACCACGCATTTCACGTTCACCCACGAGCTGTACGGGCGAATCGCCGGGCTTCCGGGGATTGCCTCGATCAAGATCCCCGGCGTTCCAACGGACCCCGTCAAAGCCGAAGAACACATTCAGGCGATCCGCGCGGTGGTTCCCGGACATGTCACCATCGGGGTGTCGGGTGACGCTTTCGCCGCAACCGGGCTGAATGCGGGGTGCGACGCCTGGTACTCGGTGATCGGCGGCACTCTACCCCGCCTCGCCCTGGGCATTAGCCATCTTGCCCAGGGAGGGCGCACAGATGAAGCAACCGCCGAGTCCGAGCGGATCGCTCCCCTGTGGAATTTGTTCAACGAGTTCGGAGGTAGCCTGCGTGTCATTGCCGCAATCGCGGAACACCTCGGCCTCGCGCAGCACAGGAGCCTGCCGTTGCCCATCCAAGGGCTGAATAAGAACCAGCGAGCTCGTGTTGCCGAAGTCGTCAATGAACTTGGCCTTGGCGACTAA
- a CDS encoding NtaA/DmoA family FMN-dependent monooxygenase (This protein belongs to a clade of FMN-dependent monooxygenases, within a broader family of flavin-dependent oxidoreductases, the luciferase-like monooxygenase (LMM) family, some of whose members use coenzyme F420 rather than FMN.) translates to MTKPHMILGMHLGNGYGSQGSAWRAPGVDPANYASFDAQVRYAQAAERGKFAFLFLPDFPGLQSGLNSEAPQITLEPMMTLAAIARATERIGLVATGSTTFNEPFNLARQFKALDVMSHGRAGWNAVTTSDPAAAANFGQAIAPRQQRYQRAHETIQIAQALWGSWQQDAWIKDQETGHFADPDKIQPINLQGEYVASRGPLPIPPSEQGQPVIFSAGGGENGLELAGRYANGVIAAVFTIEDARNQRQAYRDAAQRAGRNPDEIKFFAGVMPAIGKNKRAALDRRVQLGELTAASRVPYLGSMLNLQLDAGQLDESLTAAQLQAASPSPFDPRSARALQVAREGWTIRDILAHGVIDYHPTPVGDASVTADHMQEWFDAGACDGFWVSIDVNEDGIDTFVDEVVPLLQARGIYHRDYEGSTLRDHLGAPAQYGLDMRLTDPL, encoded by the coding sequence ATGACCAAGCCACACATGATTCTGGGTATGCATCTGGGCAACGGATACGGATCGCAGGGCTCGGCCTGGCGTGCACCCGGCGTGGACCCGGCAAACTACGCCAGCTTCGACGCTCAGGTCCGCTACGCTCAGGCAGCCGAGCGCGGGAAGTTCGCCTTCCTGTTCCTCCCGGATTTCCCCGGTCTGCAGTCCGGCCTGAACAGCGAAGCGCCCCAGATCACCCTCGAGCCCATGATGACTCTGGCGGCCATCGCCCGCGCCACGGAGCGCATCGGTCTTGTCGCCACCGGCTCCACAACCTTCAATGAGCCCTTCAATCTCGCCCGCCAGTTCAAGGCCCTCGATGTGATGAGCCACGGCCGTGCCGGGTGGAACGCCGTGACGACAAGCGACCCTGCCGCTGCAGCGAACTTCGGGCAGGCTATCGCGCCCCGGCAGCAGCGTTACCAGCGAGCCCACGAAACGATCCAGATCGCCCAGGCTCTCTGGGGAAGTTGGCAGCAGGACGCGTGGATCAAAGATCAGGAAACCGGTCACTTCGCCGACCCCGATAAGATCCAGCCCATCAACCTGCAGGGCGAGTACGTCGCCTCACGCGGGCCGCTTCCCATTCCACCCTCGGAGCAGGGCCAACCCGTCATCTTCTCCGCCGGCGGAGGCGAGAACGGGCTCGAACTGGCCGGACGCTACGCCAACGGCGTCATCGCAGCAGTGTTCACCATAGAAGATGCCCGCAACCAGCGCCAGGCCTACCGTGACGCCGCTCAGAGGGCAGGCCGGAACCCGGACGAGATCAAGTTCTTCGCAGGAGTCATGCCTGCCATCGGCAAGAACAAACGCGCCGCACTCGACCGGCGCGTCCAATTGGGTGAGCTCACCGCAGCATCCCGCGTGCCCTACCTCGGCTCGATGCTGAACCTGCAACTCGACGCCGGTCAACTCGATGAATCCCTGACAGCCGCCCAACTGCAGGCCGCCTCACCGAGTCCTTTCGATCCCCGCTCCGCGCGAGCATTGCAGGTAGCGCGGGAAGGGTGGACCATCCGCGACATCCTGGCCCATGGCGTCATCGATTACCACCCCACCCCTGTTGGCGATGCGTCGGTCACCGCGGATCACATGCAGGAGTGGTTTGACGCCGGTGCCTGCGATGGATTCTGGGTCTCTATTGACGTCAACGAGGACGGCATCGACACCTTCGTCGACGAAGTCGTCCCCCTTCTGCAGGCCCGCGGCATCTACCACCGGGACTACGAAGGCAGCACACTCCGCGACCACCTCGGTGCACCCGCCCAATACGGGCTCGACATGCGCCTCACGGATCCCCTCTGA
- a CDS encoding MerR family transcriptional regulator: MRIGELAKETGVPARMLRYYEEQGLISPRRLANGYRTYDEYLVDRVRKIRGLVDTGIPTRIISDILPCLDQPQTIVVKNAEPGLRELLATERDRMTEKIDFLMHNRDSITRYIEAIDRAALSPRQAAQAG, translated from the coding sequence ATGCGTATCGGTGAGCTGGCCAAGGAGACCGGTGTTCCTGCCCGGATGCTGCGGTATTACGAGGAGCAGGGCCTCATTTCGCCGCGCCGCTTGGCTAATGGGTACCGGACTTACGACGAATATCTGGTTGATCGGGTAAGGAAAATCCGGGGGCTGGTGGATACCGGGATTCCGACGCGGATCATTTCGGACATCCTGCCGTGCCTGGACCAGCCCCAAACGATCGTCGTGAAAAACGCCGAACCCGGGCTGCGGGAGCTCCTTGCCACGGAGCGGGACCGCATGACGGAAAAGATCGATTTCCTCATGCACAACCGTGACTCAATTACCCGATACATCGAAGCGATCGACCGCGCTGCTCTTTCTCCGCGCCAGGCAGCGCAAGCCGGATAG
- a CDS encoding DHA2 family efflux MFS transporter permease subunit — translation MSAPSPNESTLAMRPEAPDGTRTDGIDDRMAPGSAMIIGLLMVSTFVVLLNEMMLGVALPTLIADLDITPTTGQWLTTGYLLTLAVLIPATGFVMRRFTTRAIFLGSMTLFLIGTVIAVIAPGFGVLFAGRIIQAVGTAVFVPLLITTTMRLVPVSRRGRMMALVTAVPAIAPAVGPAVSGLILSQLSWRWLFILMLPIIVATLVLAAVKLRNVTVPERVTLDVVSLLLSIIGFGGLVFGLASIGESVSGHAPVAPYIPILVGLIGVGAFVCRQVWLQRHREAFLDMRIFKTRAFVLPTIVMTFVAMNGFGVVLVLPLILTAVLGLNTLQMGLFLFPGGAMIAIVSALGGRVYDKVGPKPLAIPGSIIWAASIWFLTTIDENTSVWLALGTYLVITGTQALMWAPMTTSALGSLPSELYSHGTAAFSTVQQLAGAAGGAILISAFTIGANASHAGVLDLAQSIAAGRAAFTVAAILALGAVVGTLFVSKARPATDES, via the coding sequence ATGTCGGCACCTAGCCCCAATGAATCCACCTTAGCCATGCGCCCAGAGGCACCTGATGGCACCCGCACCGATGGGATCGATGACCGGATGGCGCCGGGAAGCGCGATGATCATCGGGCTATTGATGGTCTCAACCTTCGTTGTCCTGTTGAACGAAATGATGCTGGGCGTAGCCCTGCCGACGCTGATTGCCGACCTGGACATCACTCCAACGACCGGTCAGTGGCTGACGACGGGGTACTTGCTGACATTGGCAGTGCTCATCCCTGCTACCGGGTTCGTGATGCGAAGGTTCACTACCCGTGCGATCTTCCTTGGTTCCATGACGCTGTTCCTGATCGGTACGGTCATCGCCGTTATCGCTCCGGGGTTCGGTGTGCTGTTCGCCGGGCGCATCATCCAGGCGGTGGGCACCGCCGTGTTCGTGCCCCTGCTCATTACGACCACCATGCGCCTGGTCCCCGTTTCACGCCGGGGCAGAATGATGGCACTCGTGACAGCGGTTCCCGCCATCGCACCGGCCGTCGGCCCCGCGGTCTCCGGGCTGATTCTGTCCCAGCTGAGCTGGCGGTGGCTGTTCATCCTCATGCTGCCGATCATCGTCGCGACGCTGGTCCTCGCTGCCGTGAAGCTGCGGAATGTCACCGTACCTGAGCGGGTCACCCTGGATGTGGTATCCCTGCTGCTGTCCATCATCGGTTTCGGCGGGCTGGTCTTCGGGCTGGCGTCCATCGGCGAGTCAGTTTCCGGCCATGCGCCTGTTGCCCCGTATATACCGATCCTCGTCGGATTGATTGGCGTCGGTGCATTCGTCTGCCGACAGGTCTGGCTGCAGAGGCACAGGGAAGCATTCCTCGACATGCGAATCTTCAAGACGCGCGCCTTCGTCCTGCCGACGATCGTGATGACCTTCGTCGCGATGAATGGCTTCGGGGTTGTCCTCGTTCTGCCGCTGATCCTGACCGCCGTCCTCGGGCTGAACACCCTGCAGATGGGCCTGTTCCTCTTCCCCGGCGGGGCCATGATCGCGATCGTCTCCGCACTGGGCGGACGTGTCTACGACAAGGTGGGCCCGAAGCCCCTGGCAATTCCCGGCTCGATCATCTGGGCGGCCTCCATCTGGTTCCTGACCACCATCGATGAGAACACCAGCGTCTGGCTGGCTCTGGGCACGTATCTGGTGATCACCGGAACTCAGGCACTGATGTGGGCGCCAATGACCACATCAGCTCTTGGTTCACTGCCGTCCGAGCTGTACTCCCACGGCACTGCCGCCTTCTCCACTGTCCAGCAACTGGCCGGCGCCGCCGGCGGCGCTATCCTCATCTCCGCCTTCACCATCGGAGCGAACGCATCCCACGCCGGGGTGCTCGACCTGGCTCAGAGCATCGCCGCCGGACGGGCCGCGTTCACTGTCGCCGCGATCCTGGCCCTGGGCGCCGTCGTCGGCACGTTGTTCGTTAGCAAGGCCCGCCCCGCAACAGACGAATCCTGA
- a CDS encoding NADPH-dependent F420 reductase has protein sequence MKIGILGAGSIGSTLAHKLAAAGHEVKVANSRGPETIAADALTTGAAAVKAADVVQDVEVLITSIPLRGMPGIKPLIADLSRDAIIIDPSNYYPARDGHVQALEEGQVESLWVTEQLGRPVVKAWNAITSGTFEAKGTPAGDPNRLAIPVAADDDSSRETAMTLVEETGFDALDAGSLADSWRQQPGAPAYCTELTLEEMPAALAAADKDVLPGRRDKAMAVIGKRMEAGDSLTVADLVAINRAIYA, from the coding sequence ATGAAAATCGGCATTCTCGGCGCAGGTTCAATCGGTTCGACGCTCGCACACAAGCTCGCCGCTGCAGGGCATGAGGTTAAGGTCGCCAATTCACGCGGACCGGAAACGATTGCGGCCGATGCCCTCACCACAGGTGCGGCGGCGGTCAAGGCCGCAGACGTGGTGCAGGACGTGGAAGTCCTCATCACGTCGATCCCTCTCCGTGGGATGCCTGGGATCAAACCCCTCATCGCCGATCTCTCCAGGGACGCGATCATCATCGACCCGTCCAACTACTACCCGGCCAGGGACGGGCACGTGCAGGCACTCGAGGAGGGACAGGTCGAGAGCTTGTGGGTCACCGAACAGCTTGGTCGACCCGTAGTGAAGGCTTGGAATGCCATCACGTCAGGGACGTTTGAAGCCAAAGGCACGCCGGCAGGAGACCCCAATCGCTTGGCGATCCCCGTCGCGGCCGACGATGACTCCTCCCGGGAAACCGCGATGACGCTGGTGGAGGAAACGGGGTTCGATGCCCTCGACGCCGGGTCGCTCGCCGATTCCTGGCGCCAACAGCCCGGAGCCCCTGCATACTGCACGGAGCTCACACTCGAGGAAATGCCCGCTGCCCTGGCCGCAGCTGACAAGGACGTGCTCCCCGGACGTCGGGACAAAGCCATGGCAGTCATCGGCAAGCGGATGGAGGCCGGAGATTCGTTGACCGTTGCTGACCTTGTGGCAATTAATCGGGCCATCTACGCGTAG
- a CDS encoding SDR family oxidoreductase — MAGTDEQHFRRVAVVIGAARGIGHATAALLLRNGWRVGAFDIDTHGLADLKDIAAAHGTTVVTGPLDVRDAQQWRDALASVCEDHLDLLVNNAGLLAAGPFVDTDLDRHRALVDVNVLGTINGAHTAFPYLKNADRPVLLNLGSASAIYGQPDLATYSATKFAVRGLTEALELEWAEHDIAVLDLWPLFVNTGMVKGVSIGAIQSFGVRLNETDVAAAAVAAVERSTKARNRRWPRNVHRAVGVQARVLAATAQISPNWANRLLTERFTRRPDAHI; from the coding sequence ATGGCCGGGACCGATGAGCAGCACTTCCGCCGCGTCGCCGTGGTCATCGGCGCCGCCCGCGGCATCGGGCACGCAACCGCCGCCCTTCTGCTGCGCAACGGATGGCGGGTCGGCGCCTTCGACATCGACACTCACGGCCTCGCCGACCTCAAGGACATCGCTGCCGCGCACGGCACGACGGTCGTCACCGGACCGCTCGATGTCCGGGACGCACAGCAGTGGCGCGACGCCCTGGCCTCCGTCTGCGAGGACCACTTGGACCTGCTGGTCAACAACGCCGGGCTGCTGGCTGCCGGGCCGTTCGTCGATACGGATCTTGACCGGCACCGGGCGCTCGTGGACGTCAACGTTCTCGGCACCATCAACGGCGCCCATACCGCGTTCCCGTACCTGAAGAACGCTGACAGGCCGGTGCTGCTCAACCTGGGATCCGCCTCAGCCATTTACGGGCAGCCCGATCTTGCCACCTACTCGGCCACGAAGTTCGCGGTCCGCGGCCTGACCGAGGCACTGGAGCTGGAGTGGGCGGAGCATGACATAGCCGTGCTCGATCTGTGGCCGCTGTTCGTCAACACTGGGATGGTCAAGGGCGTCAGCATCGGAGCCATCCAGTCGTTCGGCGTGCGGCTGAACGAGACCGACGTGGCCGCAGCCGCTGTCGCCGCCGTGGAACGCAGCACCAAGGCCCGCAACCGGAGGTGGCCCCGCAACGTCCACCGCGCCGTCGGAGTTCAGGCCCGTGTCCTGGCTGCGACGGCCCAGATATCTCCGAACTGGGCCAACCGGCTCCTCACCGAGCGCTTCACCCGCCGTCCGGATGCCCACATCTAG
- a CDS encoding thiamine pyrophosphate-binding protein — MPTIAEAVVRNLAANGTCRICGLPGDSLNAVTEASRREKDLEWMLTRHEEEAAFAAVGEAALTGELAVCAGSCDPGNLHLINGLARLMRSCGARP; from the coding sequence ATGCCCACGATCGCCGAGGCCGTTGTCCGAAACCTCGCCGCTAACGGGACCTGCCGCATCTGTGGTCTTCCAGGCGACTCCCTGAACGCGGTGACTGAGGCCAGCCGGCGGGAGAAGGACCTCGAATGGATGCTCACCCGGCACGAGGAGGAGGCCGCGTTTGCCGCCGTCGGCGAGGCGGCGCTGACGGGCGAGCTCGCGGTGTGCGCGGGCAGCTGCGATCCCGGCAACCTGCACCTCATCAACGGGCTTGCCCGGCTGATGAGGTCCTGCGGCGCCCGCCCGTGA